Proteins encoded by one window of Xiphias gladius isolate SHS-SW01 ecotype Sanya breed wild chromosome 15, ASM1685928v1, whole genome shotgun sequence:
- the LOC120800277 gene encoding calmodulin-regulated spectrin-associated protein 3-like, whose protein sequence is MVDSPSAMRRTFSVPEIKPLDRYDFHRAKICASVRWLLSKSYGSAENVPVELREPLYKDQYEQEHLKPAVSKVLLSPEIYCRAQALLAQAHGLSLPASQGSPADNSALLQFLSKKGFTPKVQDVDVTQEDLGNVPIKTKSHLALIDALMSLAAKETVGRVKMAVEAEQMGVGAPWENALLFWVNRLNQKLRESTEEEEPLKSQTCTDLQPAQDTCQSSRWYWKLVPHAIAFCLKESGNKPPVIRYRKDKVQSKLTPTFHLLSAVKDLSNGCAIAAVLHYYCPSLLPLEDVCLKDTMSVADSLYNLQLIKEFCGSSLQSCCPLAVEDLLYAPPLLHLNIMSFIAELLEWFEVKKPDFVQPAQPIDLTDVSGLLDCRSPVGGNSNSGSPSFIFKQPFVPISSPVSPENKSWTKKQIGRPLSAVTFSIPFGLDSDVDIVMGNPIDSVFRSVSTDSLTTGIPAMTSPPTSAGKACVPYSPPEDLSHLVSASAPSQRSSWGPYAHTAPLGELPTIEEALQVVHTPNSKDRKNGRTPEKDGRAVLGGRPEPRLCPEGAPAGFFLHSHEKDNPQLSSSAPCRSGILYRPVGEELGDTERQGRGERRERQERSSDMSRDDDSVLRDGSIDSSEASDDNPRNAPGNIRPGNGRQGNHSSSNSPRMTSFAERRDIRRRHSAAPGEESASAPTPTTPGTPNTPSTPAGAPGRQDSPGPRGPEPGSEAWELGARLEEKRKSIEAQKRRIEAIFAKHRQRLGKTAFLQLKREQRDGGGEGTEEDYLSLEERLTRMEGLLKQAEEKEEKEKEKQKDGDKEKEKLSVSNPPRLEKQVTFSIESKKGAEKEKAGEAVFVECNEVVQKLSEALQSLQKDMQKLTEQQQQLMSNQRPRNTPKTTQKSTPRSNVKTPPKTPPHTPTKTPPRTPTKTPTRNNSKAWMIPASPNLPSASSPSRRSHVLSLSTSPKTIVSSSCPAPRTKIHSSSTPRSPKHHPRPQHQRPHPRPSELKFPPLNRVLTPTQNVDTLPHLRRVSPSKCQVQTSSSFRIGGPRTPQESPKPTQQPQPDENNSDTGSSETPTQFSLELEHDDVEAVGGLPVLSQPTQDRPGAAGGSSSGAASECSFESETLSLSAVYIPGGEGGRDGGAGKRCSLIEVSLSSLGGPNGGSDEPTDEGQEFSSDSMSDHTESAAEPARGLATQPLDPIEQLNLATAEATDFLEQQNESKEHTRQTETLEPSEEQNELEPRGGIGFFFKEEVHSEGEMAQRRALLLERQHKRTEELKKRRQWHEQERENRPASSDKRVASPSNTPPVGTTSPSPTPPATPARRGDFTRGEYARRHQLRLMDDLDKVLRQKSSNHGRSSAKKARSRPRSMTREETPLSRSPAKGTTASKLTKVYSHSSLNLAATDDPGNRGSDIAKKPHSSRPDSPAGCVTPSRLANQNGDKDWESGSNGTSPAPEYTGPKLFKEPSFKSNKFIIHNALSRCCLAGKVNETQKNKIVEEMEKSPANHFLILFRDSSCQFRGVYTMNPDAQELVRLAGVGPRTISSTQVESIYKYSSDRKQFSAIPSKTMGMSVDAFTIPSHLWQGGGGAGGGGSRRASITKKAVISK, encoded by the exons aaaATGTTCCCGTGGAGTTGCGGGAGCCGCTTTACAAGGACCAGTATGAACAAGAGCACCTCAAGCCGGCCGTGTCCAAGGTGCTTCTCTCCCCGGAGATCTACTGCAGAGCTCAGGCCCTGCTGGCCCAGGCACACGGGCTCTCTTTGCCAGCATCGCAGGGGTCCCCGGCCGACAACTCTGCCCTGTTGCAGTTCCTCAGTAAGAAAGGTTTCACTCCGAAGGTCCAGGATGTAGATGTCACCCAGGAGGATCTCGGCAACGTTCCCATCAAGACA AAATCCCACCTGGCCCTGATTGACGCTCTGATGTCACTGGCTGCTAAAGAGACGGTGGGCCGGGTGAAGATGGCGGTGGAGGCGGAGCAGATGGGCGTCGGGGCTCCGTGGGAGAACGCCCTGCTCTTCTGGGTCAACCGG CTGAACCAGAAGTTGAGAGAaagcacagaggaggaggagccccTCAAGTCGCAGACGTGTACAGACCTGCAGCCTGCTCAGGACACG TGTCAGTCCAGCCGGTGGTACTGGAAACTAGTCCCC CATGCTATCGCTTTTTGTTTGAAGGAGTCGGGGAATAAGCCGCCAGTG ATCCGCTATAGGAAGGACAAAGTGCAGTCTAAGCTGACTCCTACTTTCCATCTGCTGTCTGCGGTCAAAGATCTGTCTAATGGCTGTGCTATAGCTGCTGTGTTGCACTACTACTGCCCCAGCTTGCTGCCTCTGGAGG aTGTGTGTCTGAAGGACACTATGTCAGTGGCTGACAGTCTCTACAACCTGCAGCTGATTAAAGAGTTTTGTGGGAGCAGTTTACAGAGCTGCTGCCCCCTCGCTGTGGAGGACCTGCTCTACGCTCCGCCACTTCTTCAC CTGAACATCATGAGCTTCATAGCAGAGCTGCTGGAGTGGTTTGAGGTCAAGAAGCCTGATTTTGTGCAGCCCGCACAACCCATCGACCTCACAG ATGTCTCAGGGTTACTTGACTGTAGAAGTCCTGTCGGTGGAAACAGCAACAG TGGTTCTCCTTCCTTTATCTTCAAACAACCCTTTGTGCCCATCTCGTCCCCAGTGTCACCAG aaaacaaaagttggacaaagaaacaaatcGG TCGTCCTCTGTCAGCAGTGACTTTCAGCATCCCATTTGGGCTGGACAGTGATGTTGACATTGTCATGGGAAACCCAATAGATTCTGTCTTTCGCTCTGTCAGCACTGACAGCCTAACCACCGGCATCCCTGCAATGACCTCACCGCCAACTTCAGCAGGGAAGGCTTGTGTCCCGTACAGCCCTCCAGAGGACCTCAGCCACCTGGTCAGCGCTTCAGCCCCATCGCAGCGGTCTTCCTGGGGCCCTTACGCGCACACAGCACCACTAGGAGAGCTGCCAACTATCGAGGAGGCGCTACAGGTGGTTCATACTCCCAACAGCAAAGATCGAAAGAATGGTAGGACACCGGAGAAAGATGGAAGAGCGGTGTTGGGAGGAAGGCCGGAGCCCAGGTTATGTCCCGAGGGAGCCCCTGCTGGTTTCTTCCTGCATTCCCACGAGAAGGACAATCCCCAGCTGAGTAGCTCTGCCCCCTGTCGCTCTGGAATCCTCTACCGGCCTGTTGGAGAAGAACTGGGTGATACTGAAAGGCAAGGAAGGggtgagaggagggagagacaagaaCGGAGCTCTGATATGTCACGTGACGATGACTCCGTTCTACGAGACGGCAGCATTGACTCCTCTGAAGCATCGGATGATAACCCTAGAAACGCCCCTGGTAATATTCGACCCGGTAACGGTCGCCAGGGAAACCACAGCTCCAGCAATAGTCCACGAATGACAAGCTTTGCTGAGCGACGAGACATCAGAAGAAGACATTCTGCTGCTCCCGGAGAAGAGTCAGCCTCTGCTCCAACCCCAACAACTCCAGGAACTCCAAATACACCCTCAACCCCAGCCGGAGCCCCTGGCCGCCAGGACAGCCCAGGTCCCAGAGGCCCTGAACCAGGCTCTGAGGCCTGGGAGTTAGGGGCTCGTCTGGAGGAAAAACGCAAAAGCATTGAAGCCCAGAAAAGACGCATTGAAGCCATCTTTgccaaacacagacagaggctTGGAAAAACCGCTTTCCTTCAACTgaaaagagagcaaagagaTGGAGGTGGGGAGGGAACAGAGGAGGATTATCTCTCCCTGGAGGAGCGCCTCACCCGCATGGAGGGGCTACTGAAACAGgcggaggagaaggaagagaaagaaaaggagaaacaaaaagatggagataaggagaaagagaagctATCTGTTTCCAATCCTCCTCGGTTAGAGAAACAGGTCACATTCTCTATTGAAAGTAAGAAAggggcagaaaaagagaaggcaGGTGAAGCAGTCTTTGTCGAATGTAATGAAGTGGTGCAGAAACTGAGTGAAGCTCTGCAGTCACTACAGAAGGACATGCAGAAACTTACcgaacagcaacagcagctcaTGAGCAACCAAAGACCCAGAAATACACCCAAAACCACTCAAAAATCAACACCTAGAAGTAATGTCAAAACACCACCCAAAACCCCTCCCCACACACCAACAAAGACACCACCAAGAACCCCGACAAAGACTCCTACCAGGAACAACAGTAAAGCTTGGATGATCCCTGCCAGTCCCAATCTCCCTTCTGCCTCATCTCCATCACGGCGTTCTCATGTTCTTTCCTTGTCCACCTCTCCAAAAACtattgtctcctcctcctgccccgCTCCTCGCACTAAGATTCACTCCTCCTCCACGCCACGCAGCCCCAAACACCACCCACGCCCCCAACATCAGCGCCCCCACCCACGGCCTTCTGAACTCAAGTTCCCCCCACTCAATCGCGTCTTGACACCAACCCAGAATGTGGACACGCTCCCCCACTTGCGCCGTGTCTCCCCCAGCAAGTGTCAGGTTCAGACCTCCTCTTCCTTCCGTATTGGTGGTCCCCGGACTCCTCAGGAATCTCCTAAGCCTACCCAGCAGCCACAGCCTGATGAGAACAACTCAGACACAGGCTCTAGTGAGACACCCACTCAGTTCAGCCTGGAGCTGGAGCACGACGACGTAGAAGCTGTCGGAGGGCTGCCGGTTTTGTCACAGCCTACACAGGATCGTCCTGGGGCTGCTGGTGGCAGCAGCTCTGGTGCTGCTTCAGAGTGCTCATTTGAAAGCGAAACTTTGTCCCTTTCTGCTGTGTACATCccaggaggtgaaggagggagggatggaggtgCAGGGAAGCGCTGTAGTCTGATTGAGGTTTCACTATCATCTCTTGGAGGGCCAAACGGAGGCAGTGATGAACCAACTGATGAAGGGCAGGAGTTTTCCTCTGATTCTATGAGTGATCACACTGAATCTGCTGCGGAACCTGCAAGAGGACTTGCCACACAACCCCTCGATCCTATAGAGCAACTGAATCTGGCTACAGCAGAAGCCACGGATTTTCTAGAGCAACAAAATGAATCCAAAGAACacacaagacagacagaaactttGGAACCAAGTGAAGAGCAGAATGAGCTAGAACCCAGAGGAGGAATAGGATTCTTCTTTAAG GAGGAGGTACACAGTGAGGGGGAGATGGCCCAGCGTAGAGCTCTCCTGTTGGAAAGACAGCATAAGAGAACggaggagctgaagaagaggagacagTGGCATGAGCAAGAAAGGGAAAACAG aCCAGCATCTTCAGACAAGAGAGTGGCGTCTCCCTCCAATACACCTCCTGTAGGCACCACCTCCCCATCCCCCACACCTCCTGCTACTCCCGCCCGTCGGGGAGATTTCACACGAGGGGAGTACGCCCGGCGGCATCAGCTCAGGCTCATGGATGATCTGGACAAAGTACTGCGGCAGAAATCATCCAATCACGGACGATCTTCGGCTAAGAAAGCTCGCTCTCGGCCTCGCAGCATGACTAGGGAGGAAACACCGCTGTCTCGGAGTCCAGCCAAGGGAACAACTG CCTCTAAGTTGACGAAAGTCTACTCTCACTCCTCCCTCAACCTGGCAGCAACGGATGATCCAGGAAACCGTGGTAGTGACATCGCTAAGAAACCCCACAG CAGCCGTCCTGATTCTCCAGCCGGATGTGTGACACCAAGTAGACTGGCCAATCAGAATGGAGATAAGGACTGGGAGAGTGGTTCCAATGGAACGTCACCTGCCCCAGAATACACAG gtcCAAAGCTCTTCAAAGAACCAAGCTTCAAGTCCAACAAATTTATCATTCATAACGCACTCTCTCGCTGCTGCCTGGCTGGAAAGGTCAAcgagacacagaaaaacaagatagTTGAG GAGATGGAGAAGAGTCCCGCGAACcacttcctcatcctcttccgCGACTCCAGCTGCCAGTTCAGGGGCGTTTACACCATGAACCCCGACGCCCAGGAGCTTGTGCGACTGGCTGGCGTGGGTCCCCGGACGATTAGCTCCACCCAGGTGGAGTCCATCTACAAATACAGTTCAGACAGGAAGCAGTTTAGTGCCATCCCCTCTAAAACCATGGGCATGAGTGTAGATGCCTTCACCATCCCCAGCCATCTTTGGCaaggaggagggggagcagggggaggaggaagcagGAGAGCAAGCATTACAAAGAAGGCAGTTATTTCCAAGTGA
- the soul5l gene encoding extensin: MAFISVLAILALVVAAEGSVGPSTNTSFCTESKECLEYELVCKTDEYEVRHYSPTRWVSTDAEAYFMGVGAAMAFRRLFQYITGANEGGIQMEMTAPVLVKIPEETKMWEPAIYTLNFPLPAAYQDKPPAPTNDKLYFTEMPEMDVYVRSYGGWMLSVTSRLHAHLLTKELERVRASYNHSYHYGVGYDSPLKLLNRHNEVWYVAEGEPVCSDPKEPTPAHTPRPTLTNSPTDSPSDPLPHTLSDSPSRTPSNLSSYPTSNSSSPAPSDTPALPPSNAPPSPSSHLPAEVTFGHPPTSAQTPLDPTTNSTDPVSVNPSLEPRSDAVPWNSTAHSSVDSQADSNPVVEPDDAH; the protein is encoded by the exons AT GGCTTTCATCTCAGTCTTGGCGATTTTGGCCCTAGTGGTTGCAGCTGAAGGGAGTGTTGG ACCGAGTACCAACACCAGCTTCTGCACAGAGTCAAAGGAATGTCTGGAGTATGAGCTAGTCTGCAAAACAGACGAATATGAG GTGCGACACTACAGCCCCACTCGCTGGGTGTCGACAGACGCCGAGGCCTACTTCATGGGAGTGGGTGCGGCCATGGCCTTCAGGAGACTTTTCCAGTACATCACCGGAGCCAACGAAGGAG GGATCCAGATGGAGATGACCGCCCCTGTCCTGGTCAAGATCCCGGAGGAGACCAAGATGTGGGAGCCGGCCATCTACACGCTGAACTTCCCGCTGCCGGCCGCCTATCAGGACAAGCCGCCCGCACCCACCAATGACAAG CTGTACTTCACTGAGATGCCAGAGATGGACGTGTATGTGAGGAGTTACGGAGGCTGGATGCTGTCGGTCACCTCCAGGCTCCACGCCCACCTGCTGACTAAAGAACTGGAGAGAGTTCGAGCCTCCTACAACCACAGTTACCACTACGGAGTTGGCTACGACAG TCCCTTGAAGCTGTTGAACAGGCACAATGAGGTGTGGTATGTGGCCGAGGGGGAGCCAGTCTGCTCAGATCCAAAGGAGCCGacccctgcacacacacccaggcCGACTCTGACCAACTCACCCACGGACTCTCCGTCTGaccctctcccacacacactctctgattCACCCTCACGCACTCCCTCCAACTTGTCCTCGTACCCAACGTCCAACTCCTCCTCACCAGCGCCATCTGACACACCCGCTCTCCCCCCATCTAACGCTCCTCCCAGTCCTTCTTCCCACCTGCCTGCCGAAGTCACGTTCGGCCACCCTCCGACCTCCGCGCAGACCCCGCTGGACCCGACAACCAACTCCACCGATCCCGTCTCTGTGAACCCGTCTCTGGAGCCCCGGTCCGACGCCGTCCCGTGGAACAGCACGGCCCACAGCTCCGTGGATTCACAAGCTGACAGTAACCCTGTGGTCGAGCCAGACGACGCTCATTAA